The following proteins are encoded in a genomic region of Micrococcaceae bacterium Sec5.8:
- a CDS encoding DUF485 domain-containing protein, producing MGHEAQDTDATAAVDFKEVQSTPRFQELRKRHRSFVFPMAIAFLLWYFAYVLLADYAVGFMSTKVWGNINIGLIMGLAQFVTTFAITGWYVSYSNRRLDPIAAEIRHEIEGHEFDKHGNQITGVEK from the coding sequence ATGGGTCACGAAGCCCAAGATACGGACGCCACGGCGGCCGTGGACTTCAAGGAAGTCCAGTCGACGCCGCGGTTCCAGGAACTGCGCAAACGTCACCGCAGCTTTGTCTTTCCGATGGCCATTGCATTCCTGCTCTGGTACTTCGCCTATGTCCTGCTGGCCGACTACGCAGTGGGATTCATGTCCACCAAGGTCTGGGGCAACATCAACATCGGCCTGATCATGGGCCTGGCCCAGTTCGTGACCACGTTCGCCATCACCGGGTGGTACGTCAGTTACTCGAATCGCCGGCTCGACCCGATCGCCGCAGAAATCCGCCACGAAATTGAGGGCCACGAATTCGATAAGCACGGCAACCAGATCACCGGGGTGGAAAAATGA
- a CDS encoding alpha-ketoacid dehydrogenase subunit beta, with protein MTQMTFARAINSGLRKSLENDAKVILMGEDIGALGGVFRVTDGLQKDFGKHRVVDTPLAESGILGTAVGLAYRGYRPVVEIQFDGFIYPAFDQIVSQVAKMHYRTQGAVKMPITIRVPFGGGIGSPEHHSESPEAYFTHTSGLRVISVSNPQDAHTMIQQAIASDDPVLYFEPKRRYHDKGEVDEALDLGAALSMEKARVVTEGTDVTLVAYGPLVKTAKDAALAAADEGISIEVIDLRSLAPLDLATLAASVRKTGRLVITHEASQTGGIGAEVAAGMTERCFFHLEAAPVRVTGFDVPYPYSKLEMHHLPGLDRILDGVDRALGRPNSLSGLEG; from the coding sequence ATGACACAGATGACCTTTGCCCGAGCCATCAATTCGGGCCTGCGCAAGTCCCTGGAAAACGATGCCAAAGTCATCCTCATGGGTGAGGACATCGGCGCCCTCGGCGGCGTTTTCCGCGTCACTGACGGCCTGCAAAAGGACTTCGGCAAACACCGGGTGGTGGACACTCCGCTCGCCGAGTCCGGCATCCTGGGAACCGCCGTCGGCCTGGCCTACCGCGGCTACCGCCCCGTGGTGGAGATCCAGTTTGACGGGTTCATTTACCCGGCCTTCGACCAGATAGTCAGCCAGGTCGCCAAGATGCACTACCGCACCCAGGGTGCGGTCAAGATGCCCATCACCATCCGGGTGCCCTTCGGCGGCGGCATCGGCTCCCCGGAGCACCACTCCGAATCACCCGAGGCGTACTTCACCCACACCTCGGGCCTGCGGGTGATTTCCGTGTCCAATCCGCAGGACGCCCACACCATGATCCAGCAGGCCATCGCCTCGGATGATCCGGTGCTCTACTTCGAACCCAAGCGCCGCTACCACGACAAGGGCGAGGTGGACGAGGCGCTGGACCTTGGCGCCGCCTTGTCGATGGAGAAGGCCCGCGTCGTCACCGAAGGCACGGACGTCACACTGGTGGCCTACGGCCCGCTCGTCAAGACAGCCAAGGACGCCGCCCTCGCCGCGGCCGACGAGGGTATCTCCATCGAGGTCATTGACCTGCGCTCACTCGCCCCGCTGGACTTGGCAACCCTTGCGGCCTCCGTCCGGAAGACCGGCCGGCTGGTCATCACCCACGAAGCCTCCCAGACCGGCGGCATCGGAGCGGAAGTTGCCGCGGGCATGACGGAGCGCTGCTTCTTCCACCTCGAGGCGGCCCCCGTCCGGGTGACCGGCTTCGATGTTCCGTACCCGTACTCGAAGCTTGAAATGCACCACCTCCCGGGCCTGGACCGGATCCTTGATGGCGTGGACCGCGCCCTGGGCCGCCCCAACTCCCTGAGCGGGCTGGAAGGATGA
- a CDS encoding sodium/solute symporter (Members of the Solute:Sodium Symporter (SSS), TC 2.A.21 as described in tcdb.org, catalyze solute:Na+ symport. Known solutes for members of the family include sugars, amino acids, nucleosides, inositols, vitamins, urea or anions, depending on the system.), which produces MTLMVPAVNVADLKDTTLLNMGIFALFVAITMVIVIKASKNNKTAADYYAAGRSFTGSQNGTAIAGDYLSAASFLGITGAIAINGYDGFMYSIGFLVAWLVALLLVAELLRNTGKFTMADVLSFRLKQRPVRIAAAISTLVVCFFYLLAQMAGAGTLISLLLGISDWGGQALVIVVVGALMIMYVLIGGMKGTTWVQIIKAVLLIAGAAVMTLWVLAIYGFNLSALLGGAVETSGNQNLLNPGLQYGKTETSKIDFMSLALALVLGTAALPHVLMRFYTVPTAKEARKSVVWSIWLIGVFYLFTLVLGFGAAALVGADTIKAAPGGVNSAAPLLAFHLGGPLLLGFISAVAFATILAVVAGLTITAAASFAHDIYASVIAKGKADAATEVKVARRTVVVIGLLAIVGGIFANGQNVAFLVALAFAVAASANLPTILYSLFWRKFTTQGAIWSMYGGLGSAIILIALSPVVSGAKTSMIPGANFAIFPLSNPGIVSIPLAFVLGWLGSVLDKKLEDTTKQAEMEVRSLTGVGAEKATEH; this is translated from the coding sequence ATGACGCTTATGGTTCCCGCAGTCAACGTCGCGGATCTCAAGGACACCACGCTGCTGAACATGGGCATTTTCGCCCTGTTCGTGGCGATCACGATGGTCATCGTGATCAAGGCAAGCAAGAACAACAAGACGGCCGCCGACTACTACGCCGCCGGACGGTCCTTCACCGGATCCCAGAACGGCACCGCCATCGCAGGGGACTACCTCTCGGCGGCCTCGTTCCTGGGGATCACCGGGGCCATCGCCATCAACGGCTACGACGGCTTTATGTACTCCATCGGATTCCTGGTCGCCTGGCTCGTCGCCCTGCTGCTCGTGGCCGAACTGCTCCGCAACACCGGCAAGTTCACGATGGCCGATGTGCTCTCCTTCCGGCTCAAGCAGCGGCCCGTGCGCATCGCGGCGGCCATCTCCACCCTCGTGGTCTGCTTCTTCTACCTCCTGGCCCAGATGGCCGGGGCCGGCACCCTGATCTCCCTGCTCCTGGGCATCAGCGACTGGGGCGGACAGGCGCTGGTCATCGTCGTCGTCGGCGCCCTGATGATCATGTACGTACTGATCGGCGGCATGAAGGGCACCACCTGGGTGCAGATCATCAAGGCCGTGCTCCTGATTGCCGGTGCGGCTGTGATGACCCTGTGGGTCCTCGCCATCTACGGCTTCAACCTCTCCGCACTGCTCGGCGGCGCGGTGGAAACCTCGGGCAACCAGAACCTCCTGAACCCGGGCCTGCAGTACGGCAAGACTGAAACTTCCAAGATCGACTTCATGTCCCTGGCCCTGGCCCTTGTGCTGGGCACCGCGGCCCTGCCCCACGTACTGATGCGCTTCTACACGGTTCCGACCGCCAAGGAAGCCCGTAAATCCGTGGTCTGGTCCATCTGGCTGATCGGCGTGTTCTACCTGTTCACCCTGGTGCTGGGCTTCGGCGCGGCGGCGCTGGTGGGCGCGGACACCATCAAAGCCGCTCCGGGCGGCGTCAACTCCGCCGCACCGCTGCTGGCCTTCCACCTCGGTGGCCCGCTGCTGCTCGGCTTCATCTCCGCCGTGGCCTTCGCCACCATCCTGGCAGTCGTCGCCGGACTCACGATCACCGCGGCGGCATCGTTTGCCCACGACATCTATGCCAGCGTCATTGCCAAGGGCAAGGCCGACGCAGCCACCGAGGTCAAGGTGGCGCGGCGCACCGTGGTCGTCATCGGCCTGCTGGCCATTGTCGGCGGCATCTTCGCCAACGGCCAGAACGTGGCGTTCCTCGTGGCTTTGGCCTTCGCGGTCGCAGCCTCGGCCAACCTGCCGACGATCCTGTACTCGCTGTTCTGGCGTAAGTTCACCACCCAGGGCGCCATCTGGAGCATGTACGGCGGCCTGGGCTCGGCAATTATCCTGATCGCTCTGTCCCCGGTGGTTTCCGGTGCCAAGACCTCGATGATCCCGGGCGCCAACTTCGCGATCTTCCCGCTCAGCAACCCCGGCATCGTCTCCATTCCGCTCGCGTTCGTCCTGGGCTGGCTCGGATCGGTGCTGGATAAGAAGCTGGAAGACACCACCAAGCAGGCTGAAATGGAAGTTCGCTCCCTCACGGGTGTGGGCGCCGAGAAAGCCACCGAACACTGA
- a CDS encoding carboxyl transferase domain-containing protein: METIASQVDATSAAFATNRDAQLGLARELQERLATAALGGPEKSRERHVARGKLLPRERIDRLLDDGSPFLEIAPLAANGMYNDDSPGAGVIAGIGLVHGRQVLVISNDATVKGGTYYPMTVKKHLRAQEIALENRLPCIYLVDSGGAFLPKQDEVFPDKEHFGRIFFNQAKMSAARIPQIASVMGSCTAGGAYVPAMSDETVIVRNQGTIFLGGPPLVKAAIGEIVTAEELGGGDVHSKISGVTDHLAENDEHALQIVRDIVSTLPGPAAPAWDIDTAVEPRADPEELYGAVPTDVNAQYDVREVIARLVDGSRFHEFKKNYGTTLVTGFAKLHGHPVGIVANNGVLFSESSLKGAHFIELCDQRGIALIFLQNLSGFMVGKDYEQGGIAKNGAKMVTAVATARVPKLTVVIGGSFGAGNYSMCGRAYSPRFLWMWPASRISVMGGNQASGVLATVKRDQYEARGEEWSAAEEEAFKAPIKAQYEDQGSPYYSTARLWDDGIIDPADTRTVLGLALDVVSRTPLPETSFGLFRM, translated from the coding sequence ATGGAGACAATCGCCAGCCAGGTGGACGCCACGAGCGCCGCCTTCGCGACAAACCGTGACGCCCAGCTGGGGCTGGCCCGGGAGTTGCAGGAACGCCTCGCCACGGCAGCCCTGGGCGGGCCCGAAAAGTCCCGGGAACGCCATGTGGCCCGCGGCAAGCTCCTGCCCCGCGAACGCATCGACCGGCTGCTCGATGACGGCAGCCCCTTCCTGGAAATCGCCCCGCTGGCGGCCAACGGCATGTATAACGACGACTCGCCCGGCGCCGGCGTTATTGCCGGAATCGGGCTGGTCCATGGCCGCCAGGTTCTGGTCATCTCCAACGACGCCACGGTCAAGGGCGGCACCTACTATCCGATGACGGTGAAGAAGCACCTGCGGGCGCAGGAGATAGCGCTGGAGAACCGGCTGCCGTGCATCTATCTGGTGGATTCGGGCGGGGCGTTCCTGCCCAAACAGGACGAGGTCTTCCCGGACAAGGAGCACTTCGGCCGGATCTTCTTCAACCAGGCAAAAATGTCCGCGGCGCGGATCCCGCAGATCGCCTCCGTGATGGGCTCCTGCACCGCCGGCGGGGCCTACGTCCCCGCGATGAGCGATGAGACGGTGATTGTCCGCAACCAGGGCACCATCTTCCTGGGCGGCCCGCCGCTGGTGAAGGCCGCGATTGGCGAGATCGTCACGGCCGAGGAACTCGGCGGCGGCGACGTGCATTCGAAGATCTCCGGCGTCACGGACCACCTGGCGGAGAACGATGAGCATGCGCTCCAAATCGTCCGCGACATCGTCTCCACCTTGCCCGGCCCGGCAGCCCCCGCCTGGGACATCGACACCGCCGTCGAACCCCGGGCGGACCCGGAGGAGCTGTACGGCGCCGTTCCCACCGACGTCAACGCCCAGTACGATGTCCGCGAAGTCATCGCACGGCTCGTGGATGGCAGCCGCTTCCACGAATTCAAGAAGAACTACGGCACCACCCTCGTCACCGGTTTCGCGAAGCTGCACGGCCACCCGGTCGGGATCGTCGCGAACAACGGGGTGCTCTTCAGCGAATCCTCGCTCAAGGGTGCGCACTTCATCGAACTCTGCGACCAGCGCGGCATTGCGCTGATCTTCCTGCAAAACCTCTCCGGCTTCATGGTGGGCAAGGACTACGAACAGGGCGGCATCGCCAAGAACGGCGCCAAAATGGTGACCGCCGTCGCCACCGCCCGCGTCCCCAAGCTGACCGTGGTGATCGGCGGGTCCTTCGGCGCCGGCAACTATTCCATGTGCGGGCGGGCCTACTCGCCGCGGTTCCTGTGGATGTGGCCGGCGTCCCGGATCTCGGTGATGGGCGGCAACCAGGCCTCCGGCGTGCTCGCCACGGTGAAGCGGGACCAGTACGAGGCCCGCGGCGAGGAGTGGTCCGCCGCGGAGGAGGAGGCATTCAAGGCCCCCATCAAGGCCCAATACGAGGACCAGGGAAGCCCCTACTACTCCACTGCCCGCCTCTGGGACGACGGCATCATCGACCCCGCGGACACCCGCACCGTGCTGGGGCTGGCGCTCGACGTCGTCTCCCGCACCCCGCTGCCGGAGACCTCTTTCGGCCTTTTCCGGATGTGA
- a CDS encoding TetR/AcrR family transcriptional regulator produces the protein MTEPSRTSGTAGPAASLPAATQRSQAKEIRRQALLSSAAALFAVDGFNRVSLEDLGAAAGVSGPAVYRHFAGKQAVLGALLLSVSQKLLDGGRRVIADSDGTAVALRRLVCFHVDFALSNPDVIRVQDQDFSNLADEDQAEVRTLQRNYVELWVDVLAGLHPDTEAAELRMRAHATFGLINSTPHSVRSHGRRIAVKRARPLLQSMALAALMAPAPADQPG, from the coding sequence GTGACCGAACCCAGCAGGACGAGCGGGACCGCCGGACCTGCGGCATCCCTGCCTGCGGCCACCCAGCGCAGCCAGGCTAAGGAGATCCGGCGCCAGGCGCTGCTGTCCTCGGCCGCCGCCCTGTTCGCCGTCGACGGCTTCAACCGGGTGTCCCTGGAAGATCTCGGTGCGGCAGCCGGGGTCAGCGGCCCGGCGGTCTACCGGCACTTCGCCGGCAAGCAGGCGGTCCTGGGGGCGCTGTTGTTGAGTGTCAGCCAAAAGCTGCTCGACGGCGGCCGGCGCGTTATCGCGGATTCCGACGGCACCGCCGTCGCCCTGCGCCGGCTGGTCTGCTTCCACGTCGACTTCGCACTCAGCAACCCTGACGTTATCCGTGTGCAGGACCAGGACTTCAGCAACCTCGCCGACGAGGACCAGGCCGAGGTCCGCACCCTGCAAAGGAACTACGTGGAGCTTTGGGTCGACGTCCTGGCCGGCCTGCACCCGGATACCGAGGCAGCCGAGCTCAGGATGCGCGCCCACGCCACCTTCGGCCTGATCAACTCCACCCCGCATTCGGTGCGCAGCCACGGGCGCCGGATCGCGGTCAAGCGCGCCCGGCCGCTGCTGCAAAGTATGGCGCTGGCTGCCCTGATGGCACCGGCCCCGGCTGACCAGCCCGGCTGA
- a CDS encoding Lrp/AsnC family transcriptional regulator, protein MQPLDGTDTRLLSAMARDPRRTVVALAQKLGLSRNTVQARMAQLEKKHVFLSFERRINPASLGYPLMAFISVHVQQQKLAKLAGELADIPEILEGYGLTGSADLLLRVVALDAEDLFRINGKILACDGVDRTDTALAMQEMIPFRVQPLLERGSAE, encoded by the coding sequence ATGCAACCCTTGGATGGCACCGACACCCGCCTGCTTTCGGCCATGGCGCGGGACCCCCGGCGGACGGTGGTGGCACTGGCGCAGAAGCTGGGGCTCTCGCGGAACACCGTTCAGGCCAGGATGGCGCAGCTGGAGAAGAAGCACGTCTTCCTGTCCTTTGAACGCCGCATCAATCCGGCGTCGTTGGGCTATCCACTGATGGCCTTTATTTCCGTGCACGTCCAGCAGCAGAAGCTCGCCAAACTGGCGGGAGAACTGGCCGACATTCCGGAGATCCTGGAAGGGTACGGACTCACCGGCTCGGCGGATCTGTTGCTCCGGGTGGTGGCGCTCGACGCCGAGGACCTGTTCCGGATCAACGGCAAGATCCTGGCCTGCGACGGTGTGGACCGGACCGATACCGCCCTGGCCATGCAGGAGATGATCCCGTTCCGGGTCCAGCCACTGCTGGAACGTGGCTCGGCCGAATGA
- the pdhA gene encoding pyruvate dehydrogenase (acetyl-transferring) E1 component subunit alpha — MFTDDAGKGGISAGGPGNSAESNRRSGGDLVQLITPGGERVSHPEFDPWVQDVTDEQLGSLYEDMVVIRRIDTEATALQRQGELALWPPLLGQEASQIGSARALRDDDFVFPSYRDNGVAYCRGVNPEDIVKAWRGNALAGWDPYTVNVATQQIIIGAQTLHATGYAMGIQNDGADSVAVAYFGDGATSEGDVNEALVFAASFQSPVVFFCQNNHWAISEPVRLQSHIQIADRAAGFGIPSMRVDGNDVLAVMAATRIATDRARHGGGPTFIEAVTYRMGPHTTADDPTKYRDANELEDWAAKDPIARLKSLLDRKGLLTDERGAAVAAKADAVAKALRAGTINMPDPRPMDIFQNVYSTPNSTLDRQQDHYSRYLASFGDPAEAASEEGAR; from the coding sequence GTGTTTACCGACGACGCGGGCAAGGGCGGCATTTCCGCCGGGGGCCCCGGGAACAGTGCAGAATCAAACAGGCGGTCGGGCGGGGATCTCGTCCAACTCATCACCCCCGGGGGTGAGCGCGTCAGCCATCCGGAGTTCGACCCCTGGGTCCAGGACGTCACCGACGAGCAGCTCGGCTCCCTCTACGAGGACATGGTGGTGATCCGCCGGATCGACACCGAGGCAACCGCCCTGCAGCGCCAGGGCGAGCTGGCACTGTGGCCCCCGCTGCTGGGCCAGGAAGCGTCCCAGATCGGCTCCGCCCGTGCCCTCCGCGACGACGACTTCGTCTTCCCCAGCTATCGCGACAATGGCGTCGCCTATTGCCGGGGCGTCAACCCGGAAGACATCGTCAAGGCCTGGCGGGGCAACGCGCTTGCGGGCTGGGACCCCTACACAGTCAACGTCGCAACCCAGCAGATCATCATCGGCGCCCAGACCCTGCACGCCACCGGCTACGCGATGGGAATCCAGAACGACGGCGCCGATTCAGTCGCCGTGGCGTACTTCGGTGACGGCGCCACGAGCGAGGGCGATGTCAACGAGGCCCTGGTGTTTGCCGCCAGCTTCCAGTCCCCGGTGGTCTTCTTCTGCCAGAACAACCACTGGGCCATCTCCGAGCCCGTCCGGCTGCAGTCCCACATCCAGATCGCGGACCGCGCGGCGGGCTTCGGGATCCCCAGCATGCGGGTGGACGGCAACGACGTCCTGGCCGTGATGGCTGCAACCCGCATCGCCACGGACCGCGCCCGTCACGGCGGCGGCCCCACCTTCATCGAGGCCGTTACCTACCGGATGGGCCCGCACACGACGGCGGATGACCCCACGAAGTACCGGGACGCCAATGAGCTTGAGGACTGGGCCGCCAAGGATCCCATCGCCCGGCTGAAGTCGCTGCTCGACCGCAAGGGACTCCTCACGGACGAACGTGGGGCCGCCGTCGCCGCCAAGGCCGACGCCGTCGCCAAGGCCTTGCGGGCCGGGACCATCAACATGCCCGACCCGCGGCCGATGGATATCTTCCAGAACGTCTACAGCACGCCCAATTCCACGCTGGACCGCCAGCAGGACCACTACTCCCGCTATCTGGCTTCTTTCGGTGATCCCGCAGAAGCCGCTTCTGAAGAAGGTGCACGCTGA
- a CDS encoding histidine kinase, translating to MPDSPLFIAAAIAVIAAGIAVVVAVGLKVLRSFRELGTDAERATYKTLHAASRAGQHLRTGLNPAGAAKASRQLRSLLGCDALAITDAAGVLAWDGAGDELKPVLMELAAGVLDGGHTAVIPAGEVQELAWRNGSAAVRPDVERAAVIAPIKAGTRVVGVVAAFAPAAGAGLVRATSEVADWVATQVELAELDASRTLLMEAEVRALRAQISPHFIYNSLNAIASFINTDPVRARELVVEFADFTRYSFRRHGDFTTLAEELRCIDRYLLLERARFGDRVQVSLRIAPEVLSTVIPFLSLQPLVENAVRHGLEAKEGPGHITITANDSGAFAEVTIEDDGVGMDPEQLRAVLAGHSDGDHVGLHNVDARLRQVYGDDTGLVIETAPGEGTLITMRVPKSQPRHDA from the coding sequence ATGCCCGACTCTCCCCTGTTCATCGCCGCCGCCATCGCCGTGATCGCGGCGGGGATCGCCGTCGTCGTCGCCGTGGGGCTCAAGGTGCTGCGCTCCTTCCGGGAACTTGGCACCGACGCGGAGCGGGCCACCTACAAGACCCTGCACGCGGCGTCCCGCGCCGGCCAGCACCTGCGGACGGGACTGAACCCGGCGGGCGCCGCGAAGGCAAGCCGGCAGCTGCGCAGCCTGCTGGGCTGTGACGCGCTGGCCATCACCGACGCCGCCGGCGTGCTCGCCTGGGACGGCGCCGGGGATGAGCTCAAACCGGTCCTGATGGAGCTCGCGGCCGGAGTGCTCGACGGCGGACACACCGCTGTGATCCCGGCCGGTGAAGTCCAGGAACTCGCCTGGCGCAACGGTTCCGCGGCGGTCCGGCCGGACGTGGAACGTGCCGCGGTGATCGCCCCGATCAAGGCCGGAACCCGGGTGGTGGGCGTTGTGGCGGCCTTCGCCCCCGCGGCCGGCGCGGGCTTGGTCCGGGCCACCAGCGAGGTGGCCGACTGGGTGGCAACGCAGGTGGAACTGGCCGAACTTGACGCCTCCCGCACGCTCCTGATGGAAGCCGAGGTGCGCGCACTCCGGGCCCAGATCAGCCCGCACTTCATCTACAACTCACTGAACGCGATCGCTTCCTTCATCAACACGGACCCCGTCCGGGCCCGGGAACTTGTGGTCGAGTTTGCCGATTTCACCCGCTATTCCTTCCGCCGGCACGGTGATTTCACCACCCTCGCCGAGGAACTGCGCTGCATAGACCGCTATTTGTTGCTGGAACGGGCCCGGTTCGGCGACCGCGTCCAGGTGAGCCTGCGGATTGCTCCCGAGGTCCTCAGTACCGTCATCCCGTTCCTGAGCCTGCAACCTCTGGTGGAGAACGCTGTCCGGCATGGCCTCGAGGCCAAGGAAGGGCCCGGCCATATCACCATTACGGCCAATGACTCCGGGGCGTTCGCGGAGGTCACCATCGAGGACGACGGCGTGGGCATGGATCCGGAGCAGCTGCGGGCCGTCCTTGCCGGCCACAGCGACGGCGACCACGTCGGGCTGCATAACGTCGACGCCCGCTTACGGCAGGTCTACGGCGACGACACGGGGTTGGTGATCGAGACGGCGCCCGGGGAAGGCACCCTGATCACCATGCGGGTGCCCAAGTCCCAGCCCCGCCACGACGCGTGA
- a CDS encoding dihydrolipoamide acetyltransferase family protein, which produces MTATMIKEFRLPDLGEGLTESEIVAWKVAVGDTVALNQIIAEVETAKAVVELPSPFAGVITALHEQPGTVVEVGKPIVSFEVEGEDAGAARGPGAAGGGGAGAPAKREPNLVGYGAVLEGSGRPARRARSFSAAAAPAAPAPVALAAAPGPVVESVPVIEPVGPVPSAAERPRSTPPVRKLAKDLGVELASVTGTGEFGLITREDVRNFVGGGDLPVASRDLAGVSANGQAAGDRETRTPIRGVRKFTAAAMVSSAFTAPHVTEFLTIDVTPTMELLAKLKTSRAFAGYKLTPLTLVSKAVLIALKNHPTLNTRWDEARQEIVQYNYVNLGIAAATPRGLTVPNIKDAHRMSLLEISTALTELTDTARAGKTAPADLSGGTISITNIGVFGIDAGTPILNPGEAAILALGAVRKMPWEYRDEVALRQVMTLSLSFDHRLVDGEQGSRFLQDLGAMLSDPGMALAMV; this is translated from the coding sequence ATGACCGCCACCATGATCAAGGAATTCAGGTTGCCGGACCTCGGTGAAGGTCTCACTGAATCGGAAATCGTCGCGTGGAAGGTCGCGGTCGGGGACACCGTCGCGCTCAACCAGATCATCGCCGAAGTCGAAACCGCGAAGGCCGTCGTCGAGCTTCCCTCGCCGTTCGCCGGCGTCATCACAGCGCTGCACGAACAGCCCGGCACCGTGGTGGAGGTGGGCAAACCGATTGTCTCCTTCGAAGTGGAGGGCGAGGACGCCGGTGCTGCCCGCGGTCCGGGCGCCGCCGGAGGTGGGGGAGCAGGCGCGCCCGCCAAGCGTGAACCAAACCTTGTCGGCTACGGCGCCGTGCTGGAAGGCTCCGGCCGCCCGGCCCGCCGCGCCCGCAGCTTCTCCGCCGCCGCGGCGCCGGCAGCGCCGGCTCCCGTGGCGCTCGCGGCAGCGCCAGGCCCCGTCGTGGAGTCCGTTCCGGTCATCGAGCCGGTTGGGCCTGTACCTTCTGCTGCGGAACGCCCCCGGTCCACGCCGCCGGTGCGCAAGCTCGCCAAGGACCTCGGCGTCGAACTCGCCTCCGTCACCGGCACCGGGGAGTTTGGTCTCATCACCCGCGAGGACGTCCGCAACTTCGTCGGCGGAGGAGACCTGCCGGTGGCATCACGGGATCTGGCCGGGGTGTCCGCAAACGGGCAGGCGGCCGGGGACCGGGAGACCCGGACGCCGATCAGGGGTGTCCGGAAATTCACCGCCGCCGCCATGGTCTCCAGTGCCTTCACCGCCCCGCACGTCACGGAGTTCCTCACCATCGACGTCACCCCGACCATGGAACTGCTGGCGAAGCTCAAGACCAGCCGGGCCTTCGCCGGCTACAAACTCACGCCGCTTACCCTGGTGTCCAAAGCCGTCCTCATCGCGCTGAAGAACCACCCCACGCTCAACACCCGGTGGGATGAGGCGAGGCAGGAAATTGTCCAGTACAACTACGTGAACCTTGGTATCGCTGCGGCCACCCCCCGCGGGCTGACCGTGCCCAACATCAAGGACGCCCACCGGATGTCCCTGCTGGAGATCTCGACAGCGCTGACCGAACTGACGGACACGGCGCGGGCCGGCAAGACCGCCCCGGCTGATCTTTCCGGCGGAACGATCTCCATCACGAACATCGGTGTCTTCGGCATCGATGCCGGCACTCCCATCCTCAACCCGGGGGAAGCAGCCATCCTGGCCCTCGGTGCGGTGCGGAAAATGCCGTGGGAGTACCGGGACGAGGTGGCGCTGCGCCAGGTCATGACCCTCAGCCTCTCCTTTGACCACCGGCTGGTGGACGGCGAGCAGGGGTCCCGGTTCCTGCAGGATCTCGGCGCCATGCTGTCTGATCCGGGCATGGCACTGGCCATGGTGTAG